In Bacillus methanolicus, the following proteins share a genomic window:
- a CDS encoding ATP synthase subunit I yields the protein MPVMNEMFARQRKYIFYLLAVYVLGWGVTSYQSIFLGLIFGTSLSLFNLWLLGRKMRKFGEAVTEGNKTVSLGSFSRMATGAFAVIIAMRYPDTFHLISVIIGLMTSYIVIMIDFFLQSLFLRK from the coding sequence ATGCCGGTAATGAATGAAATGTTTGCAAGACAGCGTAAATACATATTTTATTTATTGGCTGTATATGTTCTCGGCTGGGGGGTTACATCTTACCAATCGATCTTTTTGGGCTTAATTTTCGGTACAAGCTTGAGCCTTTTTAACTTATGGCTCTTGGGCAGAAAAATGCGGAAATTCGGGGAAGCGGTAACGGAAGGGAATAAAACGGTCTCTCTCGGGTCGTTTTCCCGAATGGCAACGGGTGCCTTTGCCGTAATCATTGCGATGAGGTATCCGGACACCTTTCACCTTATCAGCGTTATTATTGGATTAATGACATCTTATATTGTCATTATGATAGATTTTTTTCTTCAGTCTTTATTTTTGCGTAAATAG
- a CDS encoding AtpZ/AtpI family protein has translation MRHKDRHPFQAMALMSAILSQLVGSILIGIFLGRWLDRTIGTEPLFLIIGLMLGLAAGIFAMLRLVRHFFSGD, from the coding sequence ATGCGTCATAAAGACCGCCACCCGTTTCAAGCGATGGCATTAATGTCCGCCATTCTTTCACAATTAGTAGGTTCCATTTTAATAGGTATATTTTTAGGAAGATGGTTGGATCGTACCATCGGAACCGAACCGCTTTTCTTAATAATTGGGCTTATGTTAGGACTTGCAGCAGGAATATTTGCCATGCTTCGATTAGTCCGTCACTTCTTTTCAGGAGATTAA
- the atpB gene encoding F0F1 ATP synthase subunit A gives MHHEAPLWEFMGLTFNLANVLMITIASLIVFIIAVLSTRRLAMKPTGMQNFMEWVMDFVKNIINSTMDWKTGGRFHVLGITLIMYIFVSNMLGLPFSVVIDDKLWWKSPTADPVVTLTLAVMVVGLSHYYGVKMKGVGEYGREFLRPFWFMFPIKLIEEFANTLTLGLRLYGNIFAGEILLSLLAGGLATGVGGHIAAVIPTLAWQGFSIFVGAIQAFIFTMLTMVYLSHKVSSDH, from the coding sequence ATGCATCATGAAGCTCCATTATGGGAGTTTATGGGACTGACCTTCAACTTAGCAAACGTATTAATGATCACCATTGCAAGTCTAATTGTTTTCATCATTGCTGTTCTTTCCACCCGTAGACTCGCCATGAAACCTACCGGTATGCAAAACTTTATGGAATGGGTTATGGACTTCGTCAAAAATATCATTAACAGCACAATGGATTGGAAAACTGGCGGAAGGTTCCATGTTCTTGGAATCACATTAATTATGTATATTTTCGTTTCCAACATGTTAGGACTTCCGTTTTCAGTCGTAATTGACGACAAGCTGTGGTGGAAATCGCCAACTGCCGATCCGGTTGTTACTTTAACGCTGGCTGTTATGGTAGTGGGACTTTCACATTACTACGGAGTTAAGATGAAGGGAGTCGGGGAATACGGCCGCGAATTCCTAAGGCCGTTCTGGTTTATGTTCCCGATCAAACTCATCGAAGAATTTGCAAACACATTAACCCTTGGTCTCCGTCTTTACGGTAACATATTCGCCGGGGAAATCCTTCTCAGTTTGCTTGCCGGAGGCCTTGCAACCGGAGTAGGAGGACATATCGCAGCCGTCATTCCGACGCTTGCTTGGCAAGGATTCTCCATTTTTGTCGGCGCGATCCAGGCGTTTATCTTTACAATGTTAACAATGGTTTATTTGTCTCACAAAGTGAGCTCAGACCATTAA
- the atpD gene encoding F0F1 ATP synthase subunit beta, whose product MNKGRVLQVMGPVVDVKFESGQLPEIYNALRIEHKARNESEVDINLTLEVALHLGDDTVRTIAMASTDGLTRGMEVIDTGAPISVPVGDVTLGRVFNVLGEPIDLDGPIDPNARRDSIHREAPPFEQLSTEVEILETGIKVVDLLAPYIKGGKIGLFGGAGVGKTVLIQELINNIAQEHGGISVFAGVGERTREGNDLYHEMSDSGVIKKTAMVFGQMNEPPGARMRVALTGLTMAEYFRDEQGQDVLFFIDNIFRFTQAGSEVSALLGRMPSAVGYQPTLATEMGKLQERITSTNKGSVTSIQAIYVPADDYTDPAPATTFAHLDATTNLERKLTEMGIYPAVDPLASTSRALSPEIVGEEHYTVARRVQQTLQRYRELQDIIAILGMDELSDEDKLVVARARRIQFFLSQNFHVAEQFTGQPGSYVPVKETVRGFKEILEGKYDHIPEDAFRLVGRIEEVIENAKRMGVQV is encoded by the coding sequence ATGAACAAAGGACGCGTTCTTCAAGTTATGGGTCCGGTTGTTGACGTGAAGTTCGAAAGCGGACAGCTTCCTGAGATCTATAATGCGTTGCGCATCGAGCATAAAGCTCGCAACGAATCTGAAGTTGACATCAACTTAACCCTTGAAGTAGCCCTTCATTTAGGTGATGATACAGTTCGTACCATTGCGATGGCTTCCACTGACGGCTTAACTCGCGGTATGGAAGTGATTGATACTGGTGCTCCAATCTCCGTTCCTGTAGGGGATGTGACACTTGGCCGTGTATTTAACGTTTTAGGTGAACCGATTGACCTTGACGGACCAATTGATCCAAATGCACGCCGTGATTCCATACACAGGGAAGCACCTCCATTTGAACAGCTTTCAACAGAAGTTGAAATTCTTGAAACCGGGATTAAAGTAGTAGACCTGCTTGCACCTTATATTAAAGGTGGTAAAATTGGTCTCTTCGGAGGTGCCGGTGTAGGTAAAACCGTATTAATCCAGGAATTAATCAATAACATTGCTCAAGAACACGGCGGTATTTCTGTATTTGCCGGTGTAGGTGAGCGTACTCGTGAAGGTAATGACCTTTACCATGAGATGTCGGACTCAGGCGTTATTAAGAAAACTGCGATGGTATTCGGCCAGATGAACGAGCCGCCTGGAGCACGTATGCGTGTTGCTCTTACTGGATTAACAATGGCTGAATATTTCCGTGATGAGCAAGGACAAGACGTATTGTTCTTTATCGATAACATCTTCCGTTTCACGCAAGCAGGTTCTGAGGTTTCCGCGCTGTTAGGCCGCATGCCTTCTGCCGTTGGTTACCAGCCGACACTTGCAACCGAAATGGGTAAATTGCAAGAACGTATTACATCTACTAACAAAGGTTCTGTAACATCAATCCAAGCGATTTACGTACCGGCCGATGACTATACCGATCCGGCTCCGGCTACAACATTCGCTCACTTGGATGCGACAACAAACCTTGAGCGTAAGCTTACTGAGATGGGTATCTACCCTGCAGTGGATCCGCTCGCATCTACTTCTCGAGCATTGTCTCCGGAAATCGTTGGAGAAGAGCACTACACAGTAGCACGTCGGGTACAGCAAACATTACAGCGTTATAGAGAATTGCAAGATATTATCGCGATCCTTGGTATGGATGAGCTTTCCGACGAAGACAAGCTTGTCGTAGCCCGTGCGCGCCGTATCCAATTCTTCTTATCTCAAAACTTCCACGTTGCTGAACAGTTTACTGGTCAGCCGGGTTCATACGTACCTGTAAAAGAAACTGTCAGAGGTTTCAAAGAAATTCTTGAAGGAAAATACGACCACATTCCAGAAGATGCATTCCGTCTCGTAGGTCGAATCGAAGAAGTTATTGAGAACGCGAAACGCATGGGTGTACAGGTCTAA
- a CDS encoding F0F1 ATP synthase subunit delta encodes MSSSAVAKRYALALFQLAKEHRLLDQMEQELRVVKEVIIQNNELKAVLKSPKLPNEKKKEILKEAFSSANTYVLNTLMILIDRHREDYIADMADHFIELVNDEKGIAEAKVYSVRPLTEAESEALSSVFASKVGKQSLRIENIIDSNLLGGIKLRIGNRIFDGSLRGKLERLERQLLG; translated from the coding sequence ATGAGCAGCTCTGCAGTAGCAAAACGTTACGCGTTGGCTCTTTTCCAGCTTGCGAAAGAACACCGGCTTCTTGACCAAATGGAACAAGAACTGCGTGTTGTAAAAGAAGTGATCATTCAAAACAATGAATTAAAAGCTGTGTTAAAATCTCCAAAACTTCCGAATGAGAAGAAAAAAGAGATTCTAAAAGAAGCATTTTCTTCTGCAAATACGTATGTATTAAATACACTGATGATCTTAATCGACCGGCATCGGGAAGATTACATAGCCGATATGGCGGATCATTTTATCGAACTGGTAAATGATGAAAAAGGTATAGCAGAAGCAAAAGTGTATTCTGTCCGTCCTTTAACAGAGGCTGAAAGCGAAGCATTATCCTCTGTATTTGCATCGAAAGTCGGAAAACAATCGCTTCGAATTGAAAATATTATCGATTCCAATTTGCTCGGAGGCATTAAGCTTCGCATCGGAAACCGTATTTTTGACGGCAGCTTGCGCGGCAAGCTTGAGCGCTTGGAACGTCAATTGTTAGGCTAA
- a CDS encoding F0F1 ATP synthase subunit gamma produces the protein MASLRDIKSRINSTKKTSQITKAMEMVSAAKLNRAEMNAKSFVPYMEKIQEVTASIALGSKDVAHPMLISRPVKKTGYLVITSDRGLAGAFNSNVLRHVFQTIQGRHKSNDEYAIIAIGRIARDFFKKRGMNVILDIVGVGDQLSFADIKDIASKTVGMFADETFDELYMYYNHYVSAIQQDVTEKKLLPITDITSSNKLTSYEFEPSAEEILEVLLPQYAESLIYGAILDSKASEHAARMTAMKNATDNAKELINTLTLSYNRARQASITQEITEIVSGAAALE, from the coding sequence GTGGCATCATTACGCGATATTAAATCTCGGATTAATTCTACGAAGAAGACGAGCCAAATTACAAAAGCGATGGAAATGGTATCCGCTGCGAAACTGAACCGGGCGGAAATGAATGCGAAGTCATTCGTTCCGTATATGGAAAAAATTCAAGAGGTTACCGCATCCATCGCACTTGGAAGCAAAGATGTGGCACATCCAATGTTAATATCCCGCCCCGTGAAAAAGACCGGCTATTTGGTTATTACGTCTGACCGCGGCCTTGCGGGCGCTTTTAACAGCAACGTATTGCGTCACGTATTCCAAACCATTCAAGGACGCCATAAGTCGAACGATGAATACGCCATCATTGCGATAGGAAGAATCGCCCGCGACTTTTTCAAGAAGCGCGGCATGAATGTCATTCTTGATATTGTCGGTGTGGGTGACCAGCTTTCTTTTGCTGATATTAAAGATATCGCATCGAAGACAGTCGGCATGTTTGCGGATGAAACATTCGATGAACTATATATGTATTACAACCATTATGTCAGTGCTATTCAACAGGATGTAACAGAGAAGAAACTACTTCCGATTACGGACATCACTTCTTCCAATAAGCTTACATCCTACGAGTTTGAACCATCCGCTGAAGAAATTCTTGAAGTATTGCTGCCTCAATATGCGGAAAGCTTAATTTATGGAGCAATCCTTGACAGCAAGGCAAGTGAGCATGCTGCACGGATGACAGCAATGAAGAATGCAACGGACAACGCAAAAGAGCTTATTAATACATTAACCCTTAGCTACAACCGTGCACGTCAGGCTTCAATCACGCAAGAAATCACCGAAATTGTCAGCGGTGCTGCGGCACTTGAATAA
- the atpA gene encoding F0F1 ATP synthase subunit alpha, whose product MSIKAEEISALIKKQIENYQSEIQVSDVGTVIQIGDGIARAHGLDNVMAGELVEFSNGVMGMAQNLEENNVGIVILGPFTEIREGDEVRRTGRIMEVPVGEELIGRVVNPLGQPVDGMGPIHTTKTRPIESPAPGVMDRKSVHEPLQTGIKAIDALVPIGRCQRELIIGDRQTGKTSVAIDTILNQKDQNMICIYVAIGQKESTVRTAVETLRKYGALDYTIVVTASASQPAPLLYLAPYAGVTMAEEFMYNGKHVLVIYDDLSKQAAAYRELSLLLRRPPGREAYPGDVFYLHSRLLERAAKLSDAKGGGSITALPFIETQAGDVSAYIPTNVISITDGQIFLQSDLFFSGVRPAINAGLSVSRVGGNAQIKAMKKVAGTLRLDLASYRELEAFAQFGSDLDKSTQAKLARGARTVEVLKQDLHKPLKVEKQVAILYALTRGFLDDIPVQDIRRFEDEFLNWLDHNRKDLLDHIVTTKELPADEDMAAAINEFKKTFAVSE is encoded by the coding sequence ATGAGCATCAAAGCTGAAGAAATCAGCGCGCTGATAAAAAAGCAAATCGAAAACTATCAGTCGGAAATTCAAGTAAGTGATGTTGGTACTGTTATTCAAATTGGTGACGGTATCGCCCGTGCTCATGGCCTCGACAATGTCATGGCCGGAGAACTTGTTGAATTTTCAAACGGCGTTATGGGGATGGCGCAAAACCTTGAAGAAAATAACGTCGGTATCGTTATCTTAGGACCATTTACAGAAATCCGCGAAGGCGATGAGGTCCGCCGTACGGGCCGCATTATGGAAGTTCCGGTAGGGGAGGAGCTAATCGGACGCGTCGTAAACCCACTTGGACAACCTGTTGACGGAATGGGTCCAATCCATACAACAAAAACTCGTCCAATCGAAAGTCCGGCTCCGGGAGTTATGGATCGTAAATCCGTACATGAGCCTCTTCAAACAGGTATTAAAGCGATTGACGCTCTAGTTCCAATCGGACGCTGCCAGCGTGAGTTAATTATCGGGGACCGCCAAACAGGTAAAACATCCGTTGCGATCGATACAATCCTAAACCAAAAAGATCAAAACATGATTTGTATCTACGTAGCAATCGGACAAAAAGAATCTACAGTGCGTACCGCAGTTGAAACACTGCGCAAATACGGTGCATTAGATTACACAATTGTCGTAACAGCATCTGCTTCCCAGCCTGCGCCATTATTGTACCTTGCTCCGTATGCAGGCGTTACAATGGCAGAGGAATTTATGTATAACGGCAAGCACGTATTGGTTATTTATGATGACCTTTCAAAACAAGCGGCTGCTTACCGTGAGCTTTCTCTATTATTGCGCCGTCCACCGGGCCGCGAAGCGTATCCAGGGGACGTATTCTACTTGCACTCTCGCTTATTAGAGCGTGCTGCTAAATTAAGCGATGCGAAGGGCGGAGGTTCAATCACAGCACTTCCATTCATTGAAACACAAGCGGGGGACGTTTCTGCATACATTCCAACAAACGTGATCTCCATCACAGATGGACAGATTTTCTTACAATCAGACCTATTCTTCTCCGGTGTGCGTCCGGCGATCAACGCAGGTCTTTCCGTATCCCGTGTAGGCGGAAACGCACAAATTAAAGCGATGAAAAAGGTTGCCGGTACATTGCGTCTTGACCTTGCTTCCTACCGTGAGCTGGAAGCATTCGCACAGTTCGGTTCTGACCTTGATAAATCAACGCAAGCAAAACTTGCCCGCGGTGCCCGCACTGTTGAAGTATTAAAGCAGGACTTGCACAAACCGCTTAAAGTTGAAAAGCAAGTTGCGATTCTGTACGCATTGACTCGCGGCTTCCTTGATGATATTCCTGTACAAGATATTCGTCGTTTCGAAGATGAGTTCTTAAATTGGTTAGACCATAACCGCAAAGATTTGTTAGATCATATCGTTACAACAAAAGAACTGCCTGCTGATGAAGATATGGCTGCTGCGATCAACGAATTCAAGAAAACTTTCGCAGTATCCGAGTAA
- a CDS encoding nuclease-related domain-containing protein, whose protein sequence is MIVKERTIPLRIQQIKALLRRLPKDHRKRPQIEEDLAKREAGFRAEQSLDYHLKFLNHKEYYILHDLRLHHSVPFQIDTLILSPNFFLIIEVKNISGTLIFEKYSKQLIRLIEGNEEGFPNPLTQVQRQQQRLKEWMDHQKLLPVPIEYLVVVSKSSTILKTSNGNYHIYNRVLHADHLEEKVKELEAIYDKPILEKKQIQEITDLLMKNNFPITDNILQQYGIDPSELIKGVQCPNCNSYPMVRKFSTWYCSLCKFTSKKAHIQALNDYFLLINSSISNRAFREFLLISSRSIASKLLASMNLPFSGTNKGRIYHRPEM, encoded by the coding sequence ATGATCGTGAAAGAACGAACGATTCCGCTTAGAATTCAACAGATCAAAGCATTATTAAGAAGATTGCCAAAAGACCATCGTAAACGGCCTCAAATTGAGGAAGATTTAGCAAAGCGAGAGGCCGGTTTTCGAGCCGAACAAAGCTTAGATTATCATCTTAAATTCCTAAACCATAAGGAATACTATATTCTCCATGATTTGCGACTCCATCATAGTGTTCCCTTCCAAATAGACACACTTATACTATCTCCTAATTTTTTCCTCATAATTGAAGTAAAAAATATTTCTGGAACATTAATTTTTGAAAAATATTCGAAACAGCTAATACGGTTGATTGAAGGTAATGAAGAAGGCTTCCCAAATCCTTTAACACAGGTCCAACGCCAGCAACAAAGATTGAAAGAGTGGATGGATCATCAAAAATTACTTCCTGTACCAATCGAATATTTAGTTGTGGTTAGCAAGTCTTCTACTATCCTAAAAACATCAAATGGAAACTACCATATTTATAACAGAGTTCTTCATGCAGACCATCTTGAAGAAAAGGTAAAAGAGTTGGAAGCAATATACGATAAACCAATTTTAGAAAAGAAACAAATTCAAGAAATAACCGACCTTTTAATGAAGAATAACTTTCCAATTACCGATAATATTCTTCAACAGTATGGGATCGACCCTTCAGAACTGATAAAGGGAGTCCAATGCCCCAATTGCAATTCATATCCAATGGTCAGAAAATTTAGCACCTGGTATTGCTCTTTGTGCAAATTTACTTCCAAAAAAGCTCATATCCAAGCGTTAAATGACTATTTTCTCCTTATAAACTCCTCAATCTCCAATCGGGCTTTTCGAGAATTTCTTTTAATTTCCTCACGTAGTATTGCAAGCAAGCTGTTAGCCTCCATGAACCTCCCCTTCTCAGGCACCAACAAAGGAAGAATCTACCACCGTCCCGAGATGTAA
- a CDS encoding F0F1 ATP synthase subunit B encodes MLTSSFVLGTAESAAHSGFNGGDIVFQLLMFIILLALLKKYAWGPLMGIMKQREEHIANEIQAAEQSRAEASKLLEEQRSLLKEARAEAQGLIENAKKQGEVQREEIISLARAEADRIKEQAKLEIEQQKEKAVAAIREQVASLSVLIASKVIEKELSAEDQEKLINEYIQEAGEGR; translated from the coding sequence GTGTTAACAAGCAGTTTTGTTTTAGGTACAGCTGAGAGCGCGGCTCACAGCGGCTTTAACGGCGGGGACATTGTGTTCCAGTTATTGATGTTCATCATCTTGTTAGCATTGCTTAAGAAATATGCATGGGGTCCATTAATGGGCATCATGAAACAGCGTGAAGAGCATATAGCAAACGAAATTCAAGCGGCAGAACAAAGCCGTGCTGAAGCAAGCAAGCTTTTGGAAGAACAGCGCAGCCTATTAAAAGAAGCGCGCGCAGAAGCTCAAGGACTTATTGAAAATGCGAAAAAGCAAGGCGAAGTGCAGCGTGAAGAAATCATCAGTCTTGCACGCGCTGAAGCTGATCGCATAAAAGAACAAGCAAAACTTGAAATTGAACAGCAAAAAGAAAAAGCTGTTGCAGCTATTCGTGAGCAAGTGGCTTCATTATCCGTTTTGATCGCTTCGAAAGTAATTGAAAAAGAACTAAGTGCAGAAGACCAGGAAAAGCTCATTAACGAATACATTCAAGAGGCAGGAGAAGGGCGATGA
- the atpE gene encoding F0F1 ATP synthase subunit C, giving the protein MGLLAAAIAIGLAALGAGVGNGLIVSRTVEGMARQPEARGMLQTTMFIGVALVEAIPIIATVIAFMVIGR; this is encoded by the coding sequence ATGGGTCTATTAGCAGCAGCAATTGCAATTGGTTTAGCGGCACTAGGTGCTGGTGTCGGTAACGGTCTTATCGTATCTCGTACAGTTGAAGGTATGGCTCGTCAACCTGAAGCTCGCGGTATGCTTCAAACAACAATGTTTATCGGGGTAGCGTTAGTTGAGGCGATTCCTATCATCGCGACTGTTATCGCGTTCATGGTAATCGGCCGATAA
- a CDS encoding F0F1 ATP synthase subunit epsilon: MKTIKVSVVTPDGPVYESDVEMVSTKAQSGELGILPGHIPMVAPLQIGAVRLKKGGKTEYMAVSGGFLEVRPDQVTILAQAAERSEEIDVERAKRAKERAEERLRAQNQENIDFKRAELALKRAINRISVAEKR, translated from the coding sequence ATGAAGACGATTAAAGTCAGTGTTGTTACTCCCGATGGCCCGGTGTATGAATCAGATGTGGAAATGGTAAGCACAAAAGCTCAAAGCGGTGAGCTCGGAATTTTACCTGGGCACATTCCAATGGTTGCACCGTTGCAAATTGGTGCTGTCCGTCTAAAAAAAGGCGGCAAAACAGAATACATGGCAGTAAGCGGCGGATTCTTGGAAGTTCGTCCTGATCAAGTGACCATTTTGGCGCAAGCTGCTGAAAGATCAGAAGAAATTGATGTCGAGCGTGCAAAACGCGCAAAGGAACGCGCCGAAGAACGTTTGCGGGCACAAAATCAGGAAAATATCGATTTCAAACGCGCCGAGCTTGCTCTCAAACGCGCTATCAACCGTATATCTGTTGCGGAGAAAAGATAA
- a CDS encoding S8 family serine peptidase, whose translation MKKIIPLLTVILLLMSLTQAYARNLDHPPIPKESPETEKIAIILLKEKRTVPEIKTFISKYPNVKLRYVFEHTINGFSVKGDARSLDELSKGREVALVSPVKTYRVETLENIKLIGGDKVRGIFDRADRRLTGKGVTVGVIDTGIDYNHPDLRRSYGGGHDFVDGDKDPMETKASNSGTNYNNPDVGRHDFVDSDKDPMETKGSNSAGVKYNNPDGGEKDFVDGGNNPMEKKETNSGIDYNQRKGYGSGHDKINDNKNSMKTKAPHWQSTLHGTHVAGIIAANGKIRGVAPEATIIAYRALGPGGAGTSEQVIAAIEQAVKDKVDVLNLSLGNNVNGPDLPISLALNKAVERGITAVASSGNSGPNVWTVGSPGTASKAISVGASTPPRQIPFLTIEGEGDRIKLQPMHGSDHWKIDRTKEITFGYLGEEKDLKNCAGKIVLIERGKLTFTEKARNAQKAGASAVIIYNNTNGSFIGNLDGNIPIPVAALSKKDGERIKRLIEKGKRFTRTILIEEKDTLASFSSRGPVTGTWEIKPDVVAPGVAIESTIPGGYLSLQGTSMAAPHVAGACALIKQAHPDWGPAQIKSALMNTAKPIMNENGTQYRTFEQGAGRIQLEKAVKPESLVIPGSLQFGMFQLSDKLHEHKAVIEVQNVGSSTKNYSFSIPKQTAGIRWKFPLSFRLKPREKKKLEIRMSADPAVLTKKLYDGNLILHEDSNEIRIPYIYVLEEPDYPRVMGFDFGIGDKENTYRYEVYLPGGAEEFGIALFQPDDYRFIGFLDWERNVGKGLLQKEIKRDRLPKEGLYLVKVFVKKKGKEDMIEAMIEILPELTESRWK comes from the coding sequence TTGAAAAAAATCATCCCGCTTTTGACCGTGATATTGTTACTTATGTCTCTCACGCAGGCTTACGCCCGAAACCTCGATCATCCGCCAATACCAAAAGAGTCACCGGAAACTGAAAAAATTGCCATTATCTTATTAAAAGAAAAAAGAACGGTGCCGGAAATCAAAACGTTTATCAGCAAGTATCCAAATGTAAAGCTTCGCTATGTTTTTGAACATACGATCAACGGATTTTCCGTAAAAGGAGACGCACGTTCTTTGGATGAGCTGTCAAAAGGACGGGAAGTAGCACTGGTTTCACCGGTGAAAACGTACCGAGTAGAAACGTTAGAAAACATAAAGCTAATTGGCGGCGACAAAGTCAGAGGGATCTTTGACCGCGCGGATAGACGTCTGACTGGAAAAGGTGTCACTGTAGGGGTTATCGACACCGGGATTGACTACAACCACCCTGATTTAAGAAGAAGCTACGGTGGCGGGCATGATTTTGTTGATGGTGACAAGGACCCGATGGAAACGAAAGCATCCAATTCCGGGACTAATTACAACAACCCAGACGTAGGCAGGCATGATTTTGTTGATAGTGACAAGGATCCGATGGAAACGAAAGGATCCAATTCTGCTGGGGTTAAATACAACAACCCTGACGGAGGCGAAAAAGACTTTGTTGATGGTGGCAACAATCCGATGGAAAAGAAAGAAACCAATTCCGGGATTGACTACAACCAAAGAAAAGGCTACGGGAGCGGGCACGACAAGATCAATGACAATAAAAATTCAATGAAAACGAAAGCACCGCATTGGCAAAGTACGCTTCACGGGACGCATGTTGCAGGCATCATAGCGGCAAATGGAAAAATCCGAGGAGTTGCTCCTGAAGCTACCATAATTGCTTACAGAGCTCTTGGTCCGGGCGGAGCCGGCACATCCGAACAAGTCATTGCTGCGATTGAACAGGCAGTAAAAGATAAAGTTGATGTATTAAATTTATCGCTCGGCAACAATGTGAACGGACCGGATTTGCCGATCAGCCTTGCCCTTAATAAAGCGGTCGAAAGGGGAATTACAGCAGTTGCTTCTTCGGGAAATTCAGGTCCAAACGTTTGGACCGTCGGCTCGCCGGGAACCGCCTCAAAAGCAATCTCTGTGGGAGCCTCGACACCGCCCCGGCAAATTCCCTTTCTTACCATTGAAGGAGAAGGAGATCGAATCAAGCTTCAGCCCATGCATGGCTCTGATCATTGGAAGATTGACAGAACAAAAGAAATAACATTCGGATATTTAGGAGAAGAAAAGGATCTGAAAAATTGTGCAGGAAAAATTGTACTCATAGAAAGAGGCAAGTTAACTTTTACTGAAAAAGCAAGAAATGCACAAAAAGCAGGTGCTTCAGCCGTTATTATATACAACAACACAAATGGGAGTTTTATTGGAAATCTTGACGGAAATATCCCGATTCCCGTAGCTGCTCTTTCAAAAAAGGATGGAGAACGGATCAAGAGACTGATTGAAAAAGGAAAGCGTTTTACCAGAACGATATTAATTGAAGAAAAGGATACTTTAGCATCATTCAGTTCGCGGGGTCCGGTCACTGGTACGTGGGAAATTAAGCCGGATGTTGTCGCTCCAGGTGTAGCCATCGAGAGCACCATTCCCGGAGGATACTTGTCGCTTCAGGGAACAAGTATGGCTGCCCCTCATGTTGCCGGTGCTTGTGCTTTAATTAAACAAGCGCATCCTGATTGGGGGCCTGCGCAAATTAAGTCGGCTTTAATGAACACCGCAAAACCGATCATGAACGAAAACGGAACACAATATCGAACATTTGAACAAGGAGCTGGAAGAATTCAGCTTGAGAAAGCTGTAAAACCAGAATCACTTGTGATACCAGGTTCGCTTCAATTCGGAATGTTTCAGCTCTCAGATAAATTGCATGAGCATAAGGCAGTTATTGAAGTGCAAAATGTCGGCTCAAGCACTAAAAACTATTCTTTTTCAATTCCGAAACAGACCGCGGGCATCCGATGGAAATTTCCTCTCTCTTTTCGCTTGAAACCACGGGAAAAAAAGAAACTGGAAATTCGAATGAGTGCAGATCCTGCCGTATTAACAAAAAAGCTTTATGACGGGAACCTTATCCTTCATGAAGACTCAAATGAAATAAGAATTCCGTATATATATGTGCTGGAGGAACCTGATTATCCAAGAGTCATGGGATTTGATTTTGGCATAGGAGATAAAGAAAACACTTACCGTTATGAAGTGTATTTGCCGGGCGGTGCGGAAGAATTTGGAATTGCGCTTTTTCAGCCGGATGATTACCGGTTTATCGGCTTCCTTGATTGGGAAAGAAATGTCGGCAAAGGGCTCCTTCAAAAGGAGATTAAGCGCGACCGCCTTCCAAAAGAAGGATTGTACCTAGTAAAAGTGTTTGTAAAGAAAAAAGGGAAAGAAGACATGATTGAAGCAATGATTGAGATCCTTCCGGAATTAACGGAAAGTAGATGGAAATAA